Proteins co-encoded in one Ruegeria pomeroyi DSS-3 genomic window:
- a CDS encoding VOC family protein yields MERVDGFGGFFFRAKDPKALAEWYQQHLGIDPAPGDYSGRCWQQSAGATIFAPFAQDSAYFGDPGKGFMLNFRVRDLEAMIAQLRAAGIEVQPDPGSPYPNGSFARLTDPEGNPIELWQPA; encoded by the coding sequence ATGGAACGGGTCGACGGGTTCGGAGGCTTCTTTTTCAGGGCAAAAGACCCCAAAGCGCTGGCGGAGTGGTACCAGCAGCATCTGGGGATCGACCCGGCGCCGGGGGATTATTCCGGGCGCTGCTGGCAGCAGAGCGCGGGTGCGACAATTTTTGCACCCTTTGCCCAGGATAGCGCGTATTTCGGGGATCCCGGAAAAGGGTTCATGCTGAATTTCCGGGTGCGCGATCTGGAGGCGATGATCGCGCAGCTGCGCGCAGCAGGGATCGAGGTTCAGCCGGACCCGGGCTCGCCCTATCCCAATGGCAGCTTCGCCAGGCTGACCGACCCGGAAGGCAACCCGATAGAGTTGTGGCAACCGGCCTGA
- a CDS encoding DNA topoisomerase IV subunit A, whose product MSDTIDDPNMKQDGGGHQVSEPLRRAIGERYLTYALSTIMHRALPDARDGLKPVHRRILYAMRELRLSSSGGFRKSAKISGDVMGNYHPHGDAAIYDAMARLAQDFNVRYPLVDGQGNFGNIDGDNPAASRYTEARMTIVAEALLDGLNEDAVDFRDNYDGTLTEPVVLPAQFPNLLANGSSGIAVGMATNIPPHNIAELCDACLHLIKTPDARDDTLLNYVPGPDFPTGGIIVEPPESIAQAYRTGRGSFRLRCKYEVEDLGRGQWQIVVTEIPYQVQKSKLIEKLAEVIQTKKVPILADVRDESADDIRLILEPRTKNVDPEVLMGMLYRNSDLEVRFSLNMNVLIDGVTPKVCSMKEVLRAFLDHRQEVLLRRSRHRLGKIDHRLEVLEGFIIAFLNLDRVIDIIRYDEDPKAALMREEWGIDHPRALNEADYVSPAPGEGELSEVQAEAILNMRLRSLRRLEEMELIRERDALMAERAEIEDLLADPALQWARISDQLKETKKTFGKDFPGGARRTRFAEAGEVEEVPLEAMIEREPITVVCSQMGWVRAMTGHIDLTRELKFKDGDGPRFIFHAETTDKLLVFASNGRFYTIGAANLPGGRGMGEPLRLMVDLPNEAEIVDILIHQPERKLLVASTAGNGFVVPETEVVAQTRTGKQVLNVRDDERALICVPVAGDHVAVVSQNGKFLVFPLDEMPEMGRGKGVRLQKYNMARGKQGALELDGGLSDVTTFTWAEGLKWSMGGDKTRHETDLSQWLAKRASVGKRPPYGFPRSYKFK is encoded by the coding sequence ATGAGCGATACGATCGACGACCCCAACATGAAGCAAGACGGCGGCGGGCATCAGGTGTCCGAACCGCTGCGGCGCGCCATTGGCGAGCGATATCTGACCTATGCGCTGAGCACGATCATGCACCGGGCATTGCCCGATGCGCGCGATGGGCTGAAGCCGGTGCACCGCCGGATTCTCTATGCGATGCGCGAATTGCGACTCAGTTCCTCGGGCGGGTTCCGCAAGTCGGCCAAGATCTCGGGCGATGTGATGGGCAACTATCACCCGCATGGCGACGCGGCGATCTATGACGCGATGGCGCGTCTGGCGCAGGATTTCAACGTCCGTTACCCGCTGGTCGACGGGCAGGGGAATTTCGGCAATATCGACGGCGACAACCCGGCCGCCAGCCGATACACCGAAGCGCGGATGACCATCGTCGCCGAGGCGCTGCTGGATGGTCTGAACGAAGATGCGGTCGATTTTCGCGACAACTATGATGGCACGCTCACCGAGCCGGTGGTGCTGCCCGCGCAGTTTCCGAACCTGCTCGCCAATGGCAGCAGCGGCATCGCGGTTGGCATGGCCACCAACATCCCGCCCCATAACATTGCCGAGCTGTGCGACGCCTGCCTGCATCTGATCAAGACGCCCGATGCGCGCGACGACACTCTGCTGAACTATGTGCCCGGTCCCGATTTCCCCACCGGCGGCATCATCGTCGAGCCGCCCGAAAGCATCGCCCAGGCCTATCGCACCGGGCGGGGCTCTTTCCGGCTGCGCTGCAAATACGAGGTCGAGGATCTGGGCCGGGGCCAGTGGCAGATCGTGGTCACCGAGATCCCCTATCAGGTTCAGAAATCGAAGCTGATCGAAAAGCTGGCCGAGGTTATCCAGACCAAGAAGGTGCCGATCCTTGCCGATGTGCGCGACGAAAGCGCCGATGACATCCGCCTGATCCTTGAGCCGCGCACCAAGAATGTCGATCCCGAGGTGCTGATGGGCATGCTCTATCGCAACTCGGATCTCGAGGTGCGGTTCAGCCTGAACATGAACGTGCTGATCGACGGGGTCACGCCCAAGGTCTGTTCGATGAAAGAGGTGCTGCGCGCCTTCCTCGATCACCGGCAAGAGGTGCTGTTGCGCCGCTCGCGCCACCGGCTGGGCAAGATCGACCACCGGCTCGAAGTGCTCGAAGGTTTCATCATCGCCTTCCTCAACCTGGACCGGGTGATCGACATCATCCGCTATGACGAGGACCCCAAGGCGGCGCTGATGCGCGAGGAATGGGGCATCGACCACCCCCGCGCGCTGAACGAGGCGGATTATGTCTCGCCCGCTCCGGGCGAGGGCGAGCTGAGCGAGGTGCAGGCCGAGGCGATCCTCAACATGCGCCTGCGCAGCCTGCGCCGGCTTGAGGAAATGGAACTGATCCGCGAACGCGACGCCCTGATGGCCGAACGCGCCGAGATCGAGGATCTGCTGGCCGATCCCGCCCTGCAATGGGCGCGCATTTCGGACCAGTTGAAAGAGACGAAAAAGACCTTTGGCAAGGATTTCCCCGGTGGTGCGCGGCGCACCCGTTTTGCCGAGGCGGGCGAGGTCGAAGAGGTGCCGCTCGAGGCGATGATCGAGCGCGAGCCGATCACCGTGGTCTGCTCGCAGATGGGCTGGGTCCGCGCCATGACCGGCCATATCGACCTGACCCGCGAGTTGAAGTTCAAGGACGGCGACGGGCCGCGCTTCATCTTCCACGCGGAAACCACCGACAAGCTGCTGGTCTTTGCCTCGAACGGGCGGTTCTACACCATCGGCGCCGCCAATCTGCCCGGCGGGCGCGGCATGGGCGAACCGCTGCGCCTGATGGTCGATCTGCCCAACGAGGCCGAGATCGTCGATATCCTGATCCACCAGCCCGAGCGCAAGCTGCTGGTCGCCTCGACCGCGGGCAATGGCTTTGTGGTGCCCGAGACCGAGGTGGTCGCGCAGACCCGCACCGGCAAACAGGTGCTGAACGTGCGCGATGACGAACGGGCGCTGATCTGCGTGCCTGTCGCCGGCGATCATGTGGCGGTGGTGTCGCAGAACGGCAAGTTCCTGGTCTTCCCGCTGGACGAGATGCCCGAAATGGGCCGCGGCAAGGGCGTGCGCCTGCAGAAGTACAACATGGCGCGCGGCAAGCAGGGGGCGCTGGAACTCGATGGCGGGCTGAGCGATGTGACGACATTCACCTGGGCCGAGGGGCTGAAATGGTCGATGGGCGGCGACAAGACCCGCCACGAGACCGACCTGAGCCAGTGGCTGGCCAAGCGCGCCAGCGTCGGCAAGCGCCCGCCCTATGGCTTCCCGCGCAGCTACAAGTTCAAGTGA
- a CDS encoding cob(I)yrinic acid a,c-diamide adenosyltransferase: MVVLNKIYTRTGDKGQTALGNGARVAKYSDRVATYGTTDELNAFVGVARLEADGDMDAALSRIQNDLFDLGADLCRPEMEKDAEAEYPPLRMIAAQVARLEQEIDAMNSDLDPLRSFILPGGSALAAHLHVCRTVARRAERLAVELAEGETVNPQAITYLNRLSDWFFVAARTANNGGKDDVLWIPGANR; the protein is encoded by the coding sequence ATGGTTGTCCTGAACAAGATCTACACCCGCACCGGCGACAAGGGGCAGACCGCATTGGGCAACGGGGCCCGGGTCGCGAAATATTCCGACCGTGTGGCGACCTATGGCACCACGGACGAGCTGAATGCCTTTGTCGGAGTGGCCCGGCTGGAGGCGGATGGAGACATGGACGCCGCGTTGTCGCGAATTCAGAACGACCTGTTCGACCTCGGCGCCGATCTGTGCCGCCCCGAGATGGAGAAGGATGCCGAGGCGGAATATCCGCCGCTGCGCATGATCGCGGCCCAGGTCGCCCGGCTCGAACAGGAGATCGACGCGATGAATTCCGACCTCGACCCGCTGCGTAGCTTCATCCTGCCCGGCGGCTCTGCGCTGGCGGCGCATCTGCATGTCTGCCGCACCGTGGCCCGGCGCGCCGAGCGGCTGGCTGTGGAATTGGCCGAGGGCGAGACAGTGAACCCGCAGGCCATCACCTATCTGAACCGGCTGAGCGATTGGTTCTTCGTCGCCGCCCGCACCGCCAACAACGGCGGCAAGGACGACGTCTTGTGGATTCCCGGAGCGAACCGCTGA
- a CDS encoding SH3 domain-containing protein — translation MRFVIISFAVLGFAFWELSGGADFEPRGLRPAKPERVAAQPAAKPEPLVQVEPAKLVAKVSLTPYTPGPTPVEKAALTSQEQLERLARARASLNKGLTLFDDDAAQGGTLTLASLEGGILALGVEPGEPEPAAEPQTFTYDRPAPDLREITGSRVNMRDGPGTLYPVISRLTLGHKVEVLDDSGTGWLRLRVLPEQQIGWIAASLVSKKSN, via the coding sequence ATGCGCTTTGTCATCATCTCTTTCGCCGTTCTCGGCTTTGCCTTCTGGGAACTCAGCGGCGGCGCCGATTTCGAACCGCGCGGCCTGCGTCCGGCCAAGCCCGAGCGCGTCGCGGCACAGCCTGCCGCCAAGCCCGAACCGCTGGTCCAGGTCGAACCCGCAAAGCTGGTCGCAAAAGTGTCGCTGACCCCCTATACGCCCGGCCCGACACCGGTCGAAAAGGCGGCACTGACCTCGCAAGAACAGCTGGAGCGCCTGGCCCGCGCCCGCGCCAGCCTGAACAAGGGGCTGACCCTGTTCGACGACGATGCCGCCCAGGGCGGGACTCTGACCCTCGCCTCGCTCGAAGGCGGGATTCTGGCACTGGGGGTCGAGCCCGGAGAACCCGAGCCGGCAGCCGAGCCCCAGACCTTCACCTATGACCGCCCGGCGCCCGACCTGCGCGAGATCACCGGATCGCGCGTCAACATGCGGGACGGACCCGGCACGCTCTATCCCGTCATCAGCCGTCTCACCCTGGGCCACAAGGTCGAGGTGCTGGACGATTCGGGCACCGGCTGGCTGCGCCTGCGGGTGCTGCCCGAGCAACAGATCGGCTGGATCGCCGCGTCGCTGGTCAGCAAAAAGTCGAACTGA
- a CDS encoding SDR family NAD(P)-dependent oxidoreductase yields the protein MAKTILITGCSSGIGLAAAHGLRAQGWHVFAACRQQRDCDRLRAMGFDSPRIDYDDAESIASGLAEVLDATGGTLDALFNNGAFGMPGAVEDVPTEALRAIFETNFFGWHELTRRVIPVMRAQGHGRIVQCSSVLGLVAFPWRGAYVATKYALEGLSDTLRLELADTGIHVVLIEPGPITSKLREKAIPHFERHIDWQGSALRAKYEGGLLKRLYEDRGPDRFELPPSAVTAKLIHALEARRPRPRYYVTTPTYIAGILRRILPTRLSDRVLGRI from the coding sequence ATGGCAAAGACAATCCTCATCACCGGCTGTTCGTCGGGCATCGGACTTGCGGCGGCCCATGGCCTGCGGGCGCAGGGCTGGCATGTGTTCGCCGCCTGCCGCCAGCAGCGCGATTGCGACCGGCTGCGCGCCATGGGCTTCGACAGCCCGCGCATCGACTATGACGATGCCGAGTCGATCGCCTCGGGGCTGGCCGAAGTGCTGGACGCCACCGGCGGCACCCTGGACGCGCTGTTCAACAACGGCGCCTTTGGCATGCCCGGTGCGGTCGAGGATGTGCCCACCGAGGCGTTGCGGGCCATTTTCGAGACCAATTTCTTTGGCTGGCACGAGCTGACCCGACGGGTGATCCCGGTGATGCGCGCCCAGGGCCACGGCCGCATCGTGCAATGTTCGTCGGTTCTGGGTCTGGTCGCCTTTCCCTGGCGTGGCGCCTACGTGGCCACCAAATACGCGCTGGAGGGGTTGAGCGACACGCTGCGCCTGGAACTGGCCGATACCGGCATCCACGTGGTGCTGATCGAACCCGGCCCGATCACCTCGAAACTGCGCGAAAAGGCGATCCCGCATTTCGAGCGCCATATCGACTGGCAAGGTTCTGCCCTGCGCGCAAAATACGAAGGCGGGCTGCTCAAGCGGCTTTACGAGGATCGCGGGCCGGACCGGTTCGAACTGCCACCTTCGGCGGTGACCGCCAAGCTGATCCATGCGCTAGAGGCGCGTCGCCCCAGGCCGCGCTACTATGTCACCACGCCGACCTATATCGCCGGAATCCTGCGCCGAATCCTGCCCACACGACTGAGCGACCGGGTGCTTGGCCGTATCTGA
- the tuf gene encoding elongation factor Tu: MAKEKFERSKPHVNIGTIGHVDHGKTTLTAAITKYFGDFKAYDQIDGAPEEKARGITISTAHVEYETDSRHYAHVDCPGHADYVKNMITGAAQMDGAILVVNAADGPMPQTREHILLGRQVGIPFMVVYMNKVDQVDDEELLELVEMEIRELLSSYDYPGDDIPIIRGSALHAMNGTEPSMGEESIRALMAAVDEYIPTPARAVDQPFLMPIEDVFSISGRGTVVTGRVERGVINVGDSIEIVGIRDTKTTTCTGVEMFRKLLDRGEAGDNIGALLRGIDREGVERGQVLCKPGSVTPHTKFEAEAYILTKEEGGRHTPFFANYRPQFYFRTTDVTGTVTLAEGTEMVMPGDNVGFTVELIAPIAMEDGLRFAIREGGRTVGAGVVSKIIE, encoded by the coding sequence ATGGCAAAGGAAAAGTTTGAGCGTAGTAAACCGCACGTCAACATCGGTACGATTGGCCACGTTGACCACGGCAAGACGACGCTGACCGCAGCGATCACCAAGTATTTCGGCGATTTCAAGGCGTATGACCAGATCGACGGCGCGCCGGAAGAGAAAGCGCGCGGGATCACCATCTCGACCGCCCACGTGGAATACGAGACCGACTCGCGTCACTACGCTCACGTCGACTGCCCCGGCCACGCCGACTATGTGAAGAACATGATCACCGGCGCGGCGCAGATGGACGGCGCGATCCTGGTTGTGAACGCCGCTGACGGCCCGATGCCGCAGACCCGCGAGCACATCCTGCTGGGCCGTCAGGTCGGCATTCCCTTCATGGTTGTCTACATGAACAAGGTCGACCAGGTGGATGACGAGGAACTGCTGGAACTGGTGGAGATGGAAATCCGCGAGCTGCTGTCCTCGTACGATTATCCGGGCGATGACATTCCGATCATTCGGGGTTCGGCGCTGCACGCGATGAACGGCACCGAGCCGTCGATGGGCGAAGAATCGATCCGCGCGCTGATGGCGGCGGTCGACGAGTACATCCCGACCCCGGCGCGTGCGGTCGACCAGCCCTTCCTGATGCCGATCGAAGACGTGTTCTCGATCTCGGGCCGTGGCACCGTGGTGACCGGGCGTGTGGAACGTGGCGTGATCAACGTTGGCGACTCGATCGAGATCGTCGGCATTCGCGACACCAAGACCACCACCTGCACCGGTGTGGAAATGTTCCGCAAGCTGCTGGACCGCGGTGAAGCCGGCGACAACATCGGCGCGCTGCTGCGTGGTATCGATCGTGAAGGCGTCGAGCGCGGCCAGGTGCTGTGCAAGCCCGGTTCGGTGACCCCGCACACCAAGTTCGAAGCCGAAGCCTATATCCTGACCAAGGAAGAGGGCGGCCGTCACACCCCGTTCTTCGCGAACTACCGTCCGCAGTTCTACTTCCGGACCACCGACGTGACCGGCACCGTGACGCTGGCCGAAGGCACCGAGATGGTGATGCCGGGTGACAACGTTGGCTTCACCGTCGAGCTGATCGCCCCGATCGCGATGGAAGACGGCCTGCGTTTCGCCATCCGCGAAGGCGGCCGCACCGTCGGCGCCGGCGTTGTGTCGAAGATCATCGAGTAA
- a CDS encoding twin transmembrane helix small protein, with translation MDLLMIVMFMAMGAVVIVLMIGLGGFAKGGTFNAKYGNKMMRLRLLFQFIAVLLILLYVYLRGQGS, from the coding sequence ATGGATCTGTTGATGATCGTGATGTTTATGGCGATGGGCGCTGTCGTCATCGTGCTGATGATCGGGCTTGGCGGTTTCGCCAAGGGCGGGACCTTCAACGCGAAATACGGCAACAAGATGATGCGGCTTCGGCTCCTGTTCCAGTTCATCGCGGTGCTGCTGATCCTGCTCTATGTCTATCTGCGCGGTCAGGGGAGCTAA